In Meriones unguiculatus strain TT.TT164.6M chromosome 17, Bangor_MerUng_6.1, whole genome shotgun sequence, a single window of DNA contains:
- the Smco1 gene encoding single-pass membrane and coiled-coil domain-containing protein 1 encodes MNHETTTLISLKEAMKRVDNKLQALDTQFKELDIIKDNLTRQFEHHSKILASQAAQDEMWTAVLVLGFTSMELNILYSYVIEVLICLHTRMLQKLPDLVRSLPTLTSVLRRKAKNKQVRIVWESVLEEYGLQERDVTALCTFFIAHGNKAEHYSANVRRMYIKDVTFMITNMVKNQALQDGLLRAVQIVEKGKAASIPETTRAPLNELMPPVKD; translated from the exons ATGAACCACGAAACCACAACCCTGATATCCTTGAAGGAAGCGATGAAAAG AGTAGACAACAAACTCCAAGCTCTAGACACCCAGTTCAAAGAACTGGACATCATCAAGGATAATCTGACGCGGCAGTTTGAACACCATAGCAAGATTTTGGCAAGCCAAGCAGCCCAAGATGAGATGTGGACAGCAGTTCTGGTCCTCGG GTTCACCTCAATGGAATTGAATATTTTATACAGCTATGTCATTGAGGTCCTTATTTGCTTGCACACTCGAATGCTTCAGAAGCTTCCAGACCTGGTGAGAAGTCTTCCGACCTTAACCTCCGTCCTTAGAAGAAAAGCCAAGAATAAGCAGGTTAGAATTGTGTGGGAATCTGTCCTGGAGGAGTATGGGCTGCAAGAGAGAGACGTCACAGCCCTCTGTACCTTCTTCATTGCACACGGCAACAAGGCGGAGCACTATTCTGCTAATGTAAGACGGATGTACATAAAAGATGTTACGTTCATGATCACCAACATGGTAAAGAACCAGGCTCTGCAGGATGGCTTGCTGAGAGCTGTTCAGATCGTAGAGAAGGGGAAAGCAGCCAGCATCCCTGAAACCACAAGGGCACCGCTAAACGAGCTGATGCCACCAGTCAAAGACTAG